In the Hippoglossus stenolepis isolate QCI-W04-F060 chromosome 14, HSTE1.2, whole genome shotgun sequence genome, one interval contains:
- the spata18 gene encoding mitochondria-eating protein: protein MADTLRRLTSTSSFSVLQDKLESWHKDYHVISCDQNLNKCCELIEITAKIQGQLFTILNLTAAEGGHYAGVDTLKTRLLPWLGTCFSMAKPSVPDDTSLQLIQDSVEKDRRIRELSASHDNDMQKMETQLCSTRFQLVSVRAELVDAHKDLDETKSRSATTLLATEDEILQLKADLRSAHEQVEIYKRKLMALDDDNRQIRLLRDEVSYLSTEKAMLQERLVRSRSPSPLPRLSRSSSPMRSESPTRAQLTNSSRHARLVSRFSDLYAGERLEAQSLLRRYIADLEMVQKIIFIAVVESFKTAKLAFRQLKLRVRKTLSPSHFGPESLEDAAVDYIVRNVELYDVQDSVEGVINSMNVNPRISFPPEVDFVLISTLIRETCRVAFAMQTLDPALDMAFACDGEFYNDIKYRRSYDSEFTAPLVMYHVWPALMEGNSVIVKGEAVTRRGAPWSRSQNQSRSTSPVRSRSLSPTRSLAFNSRRILSPDRLSASYL, encoded by the exons ATGGCCGACACGTTGAGGAGACTGACCAGCACCTCCTCGTTCAGCGTCTTGCAGGACAAGCTGGAGAGCTGGCACAAAGATTACCAT GTCATTTCCTGTGACCAGAATCTGAACAAATGTTGTGAGCTGATTGAAATAACCGCCAAGATCCAGGGCCAACTGTTTACTATCCTCAACCTCACAGCTGCTGAGG GTGGACACTACGCTGGAGTGGACACTCTCAAAACACGCCTGCTGCCGTGGCTTGGGACCTGTTTCTCCATGGCAAAGCCCTCAGTCCCTGATGACACCAGTCTACAGCTCATCCAG GACTCGGTGGAAAAGGACAGGAGGATCAGGgagctctctgcctctcatgACAATGACATGCAGAAGATGGAGACTCAGCTGTGCTCCACTCGCTTTCAGCTGGTCTCCGTCAGAGCAGA ACTGGTTGATGCTCACAAGGACCTGGATGAGACAAAGAGCAGATCAGCAACTACTCTGCTGGCCACTGAAGATGAAATATTGCAACTGAAAGCAGA tttgcGATCCGCACACGAGCAGGTGGAGATTTACAAGAGGAAGCTGATGGCTCTTGATGACGATAATCGTCAGATTCGCTTGCTGAGAGATGAAGTGTCCTACCTGAGCACGGAGAAGGCCATGCTGCAGGAGAG gcTGGTGAGAAGTCGTTCTCCGAGCCCTTTGCCCAGACTCAGCCGCTCCTCCAGCCCCATGAGGAGTGAGTCACCCACCAGAGCCCAGCTCACCAACTCCTCCCGCCACGCACGCCTCGTGTCTCGCTTTAGCGACCTGTATGCTGGGGAGCGTCTGGAGGCCCAGAGCCTGCTTCGACGCTACATCGCTGATTTAGAGATGGTCCAGAAAATCATCTTCATTGCTGTAGTG GAATCCTTCAAGACAGCAAAACTAGCTTTCCGCCAGTTAAAGCTGCGTGTAAGAAAGACCTTGTCCCCATCCCACTTTGGACCAGAAAGTCTGGAAGACGCAGCCGTGGACTACATTGTCAGAAACGTGGAGCTATATGATGTACAGGACAGCGTCGAG GGCGTGATCAACTCCATGAACGTGAATCCCCGCATTTCCTTCCCGCCAGAGGTGGACTTTGTCCTCATCAGTACATTGATCAGGGAGACGTGCAGGGTGGCCTTCGCCATGCAGACTCTGGACCCCGCGCTTGACATGGCCTTCGCCTGTGATGGAGAATTTTACAATGACATTAA gtatcGCCGCAGCTATGACTCTGAGTTCACTGCTCCTCTGGTGATGTACCACGTGTGGCCAGCCTTGATGGAAGGAAACTCCGTCATAGTGAAGGGCGAGGCAGTGACCAGAAGAGGGGCTCCG TGGAGTAGAAGCCAGAACCAGAGCAGGAGCACCAGCCCTGtgcgctctcgctctctcagcCCAACTCGCAGTCTT GCATTTAACAGCAGGAGAATCCTGTCACCTGATCGTCTCTCAGCCAGCTACCTGTGA
- the sgcb gene encoding beta-sarcoglycan isoform X1: protein MASEQESSNGPVKKSMREKAIERRNINKEHNSNFKAGYVPIEEERLHKTGLRGRKGNMAICIIVLLFLLALINLIITLVIWTVIRIGPNGCDSMEFHESGLLRFKQKADMGIVHPLHKSTVGGRKDQDLVIVGNNNPVVFQQGTSKLSVEKDKTSVVSEVGITFTDPRTQTTFFSTDFENHEFHLPKGVKVLSVKKASTERITSSASSDLNIKGDSKAIIRGNEGVNIMGRTVEFKMGGGIELRAENSIVLNGSVMFNTSRIPNSAGDVYFDQDMERYKLCMCADGTLFRVKVKYPNMGCQTSDNPCRRAH from the exons aTGGCGTCTGAGCAG GAGAGTTCCAACGGGCCGGTGAAGAAGTCCATGCGAGAAAAGGCCATCGAAAGACGTAACATCAACAAGGAACACAACAGTAACTTCAAAGCTGGCTATGTACCCATAGAAGAGGAGCGTCTTCATAAGACAGGGCTGAGAGGACGTAAGGGAAACATGGCCATTTGCAtcatcgtcctcctcttcctcctcgcctTAATTAACCTCATT ATCACACTAGTAATATGGACTGTGATCCGTATTGGTCCGAATGGCTGCGACAGTATGGAGTTCCATGAGAGTGGCCTGCTGCGCTTTAAACAGAAGGCGGACATGGGGATCGTTCACCCGCTGCACAAGAGCACAGTGGGAGGCCGTAAGGACCAGGACCTGGTCATTGTCGGCAACAATAACCCG GTTGTGTTCCAGCAAGGCACTTCTAAGCTTAGTGTAGAAAAGGACAAGACCTCGGTCGTCAGTGAAGTTGGCATAACGTTCACGGACCCTCGCACACAGACCACGTTCTTCAGTACGGACTTTGAAAACCATGAGTTCCATTTGCCCAAAGGAGTCAAAGTCCTCAGCGTTAAAAAGGCGTCCACAGAAAGG ATCACCAGCAGTGCATCATCTGACCTGAACATTAAAGGGGACAGCAAGGCTATTATCCGTGGTAATGAGGGGGTCAACATCATGGGCCGGACCGTAGAGTTCAAAATGGGTGGAGGCATCGAGCTCAGAGCT gaAAACAGCATCGTCCTCAATGGATCAGTCATGTTCAATACCTCACGCATCCCTAACTCAGCAGGAGATGTGTATTTCGATCAGGATATGGAGAGGTAcaagctgtgcatgtgtgctgaCGGGACTCTGTTCCGCGTGAAGGTGAAGTATCCCAACATGGGGTGCCAGACGTCCGATAACCCGTGTAGAAGAGCTCACTAG
- the sgcb gene encoding beta-sarcoglycan isoform X2: MREKAIERRNINKEHNSNFKAGYVPIEEERLHKTGLRGRKGNMAICIIVLLFLLALINLIITLVIWTVIRIGPNGCDSMEFHESGLLRFKQKADMGIVHPLHKSTVGGRKDQDLVIVGNNNPVVFQQGTSKLSVEKDKTSVVSEVGITFTDPRTQTTFFSTDFENHEFHLPKGVKVLSVKKASTERITSSASSDLNIKGDSKAIIRGNEGVNIMGRTVEFKMGGGIELRAENSIVLNGSVMFNTSRIPNSAGDVYFDQDMERYKLCMCADGTLFRVKVKYPNMGCQTSDNPCRRAH, encoded by the exons ATGCGAGAAAAGGCCATCGAAAGACGTAACATCAACAAGGAACACAACAGTAACTTCAAAGCTGGCTATGTACCCATAGAAGAGGAGCGTCTTCATAAGACAGGGCTGAGAGGACGTAAGGGAAACATGGCCATTTGCAtcatcgtcctcctcttcctcctcgcctTAATTAACCTCATT ATCACACTAGTAATATGGACTGTGATCCGTATTGGTCCGAATGGCTGCGACAGTATGGAGTTCCATGAGAGTGGCCTGCTGCGCTTTAAACAGAAGGCGGACATGGGGATCGTTCACCCGCTGCACAAGAGCACAGTGGGAGGCCGTAAGGACCAGGACCTGGTCATTGTCGGCAACAATAACCCG GTTGTGTTCCAGCAAGGCACTTCTAAGCTTAGTGTAGAAAAGGACAAGACCTCGGTCGTCAGTGAAGTTGGCATAACGTTCACGGACCCTCGCACACAGACCACGTTCTTCAGTACGGACTTTGAAAACCATGAGTTCCATTTGCCCAAAGGAGTCAAAGTCCTCAGCGTTAAAAAGGCGTCCACAGAAAGG ATCACCAGCAGTGCATCATCTGACCTGAACATTAAAGGGGACAGCAAGGCTATTATCCGTGGTAATGAGGGGGTCAACATCATGGGCCGGACCGTAGAGTTCAAAATGGGTGGAGGCATCGAGCTCAGAGCT gaAAACAGCATCGTCCTCAATGGATCAGTCATGTTCAATACCTCACGCATCCCTAACTCAGCAGGAGATGTGTATTTCGATCAGGATATGGAGAGGTAcaagctgtgcatgtgtgctgaCGGGACTCTGTTCCGCGTGAAGGTGAAGTATCCCAACATGGGGTGCCAGACGTCCGATAACCCGTGTAGAAGAGCTCACTAG
- the LOC118120618 gene encoding leucine-rich repeat-containing G-protein coupled receptor 6 isoform X2: MEKLFFFKCFCQFSSLTLMINVYFWVRQVMAVVQGPFLVAVLLLVSPGLHCSSPPPACPESCTCQGAPLLNCSSSGLSSVPQHIQDSVTELDLSQNRLDTVTLHRPYRNLRNVWLENNTITRLSLCVDINLGTQSVRGRHSGQLGPSRRRRCVSWAPALQLLSVERNQLMQLPEGLEGSASLWVLQLSFNRISTLRPGELRHLRQLKELHLKHNLITNLHPQMFQDLAQLRVLDLSFNMLTNLHPSMYLSLRNIGSDVRLDGNRWQCDCSMRSLRRLMAYDSNRGLQTWGVVCAFPSVLSGKDLLQLEEDDLNCFGTENSPELHRDVTVYSGSEILLSCSKQGNKVKSIK, from the exons atggaaaaactgtttttttttaaatgtttttgtcaatTCTCTTCATTGACATTAATGATCAATGTGTACTTTTGGGTCCGGCAAGTGATGGCAGTGGTACAGGGGCCCTTCTTGGTTGCGGTGCTGCTCCTCGTCTCCCCTGGcctccactgctcctctcccccaccGGCCTGTCCCGAGTCGTGCACCTGTCAGGGAGCTCCCCTGTTGAACTGCTCGTCCTCTGGCCTCTCCTCGGTGCCGCAGCACATCCAAGATTCCGTCACTGAGCTGGACTTGTCTCAAAATCGCCTCGATACTGTTACACTCCACCGGCCATATCGTAACCTCAGGAATGTATGGCTGGAAAACAACACTATCACACGCTTGTCTCTCTGCGTAGACATAAACCTGGGAACCCAATCTGTCAGAGGTAGACATTCAGGACAATTGGGACCCTCGAGAAGACGCAGATGTGTGTCTTGGGCCCCCGCCCTGCAGCTGCTATCTGTTGAGAGGAATCAGCTGATGCAACTCCCAGAGG GGCTGGAAGGTAGTGCATCCTTATGGGTTCTGCAGCTCTCCTTCAACAGGATCTCAACTCTACGACCAGGAGAACTAAGACATCTTCGACAGCTAAAAGAGCTCCAcctaaaacataacctcatcaCGAATCTCCATCCACAGATGTTCCAGGATTTAGCCCAGCTCAGA GTCCTTGATCTGAGCTTCAACATGTTGACCAACCTCCATCCTTCGATGTACCTCTCCCTGCGTAACATTGGGTCAGATGTTAGGCTGGATGGGAACAGGTGGCAGTGTGACTGCAGCATGCGCAGTCTAAGAAGGCTTATGGCCTATGACAGCAACAGAGGCCTGCAGACCTGGGGCGTGGTGTGTGCTTTCCCATCTGTCCTCTCAGGCAAAGACCTGCTACAGTTGGAGGAGGATGACCTAAACTGTTTTGGTACTGAAAACAGTCCAGAGCTCCATCGAGATGTGACGGTCTACAGCGGCTCTGAGATACTTCTGTCTTGCTCTAAACAAGGTAACAAAGTCAAAAGTATAAAATAG
- the LOC118120618 gene encoding uncharacterized protein LOC118120618 isoform X1 — protein sequence MEKLFFFKCFCQFSSLTLMINVYFWVRQVMAVVQGPFLVAVLLLVSPGLHCSSPPPACPESCTCQGAPLLNCSSSGLSSVPQHIQDSVTELDLSQNRLDTVTLHRPYRNLRNVWLENNTITRLSLCVDINLGTQSVRGRHSGQLGPSRRRRCVSWAPALQLLSVERNQLMQLPEGLEGSASLWVLQLSFNRISTLRPGELRHLRQLKELHLKHNLITNLHPQMFQDLAQLRVLDLSFNMLTNLHPSMYLSLRNIGSDVRLDGNRWQCDCSMRSLRRLMAYDSNRGLQTWGVVCAFPSVLSGKDLLQLEEDDLNCFGTENSPELHRDVTVYSGSEILLSCSKQDSSWLTPSGQESVSGPQASLFIGDVTEKDTGLYVCMTEDHEVVSVFNLQISRVKHARRKTRSLPRSSRQVIPQITTNRIGQERNQRATQCDLTLAVCLSVFITFLIAFILGVLARPFIDVLCAKVTKKRSKSATNSVSSAEQRQYENEAYSEGEEPEDIVTHRERRVTFTTVNIGEDINVEYYDTVASGNQQSVEAAKTEEDEHTAGDSGSENGSRQINPENNQRDARDISGTTDTRRKHKVQFDDVPDSEKLEERSLSSCSDSSLSDRELKKDQMNKRDHTSAESLQQAEDSVQQGADSSTSEIVEVEELSIERTSEIPEFSSVPFADWSPHAQGNEEQFDFSDSVGSNSARSSSLFGSFNDSKRKVLPTSDIQSRDDVSSCSSSLSEDEPTQYTVNPDQEEEATENNHNKSELTSRPPMGFNQGNYPHDTLRPAERPEQTLSSQSSDSEQMQNMVNEKVKKEEVTEYYKPSSRIVAGERDTREKIKPMPRSKWRGVSLGVTSFGKSLDPTAPSPPAAYSSSSSSESEAEITDRKVKHNKGRNLDPDARWPALDLENIPTIKRRLDIKAPSPSPDSSSSSDSEDETTGHTDKKRPQKVDHSGLLLKESQTTNLDPDARWPALDLENIPTIKRHLDVKAPSPSPDSSSSSDSEDETTGHTEKKRLQKVDHSGLLLKKSQKANLAPDAKWPALDLENIPTIKRRLDVKAPSPSPVSSSSSDSEDETTGHTDKKRPQKVDHSGLLLKESQTTNLDPDARWPALDLENIPTIKRRLDVKAPSPLLIHLLAVTVRMKQQVTQTRRDHRRLTIQGFF from the exons atggaaaaactgtttttttttaaatgtttttgtcaatTCTCTTCATTGACATTAATGATCAATGTGTACTTTTGGGTCCGGCAAGTGATGGCAGTGGTACAGGGGCCCTTCTTGGTTGCGGTGCTGCTCCTCGTCTCCCCTGGcctccactgctcctctcccccaccGGCCTGTCCCGAGTCGTGCACCTGTCAGGGAGCTCCCCTGTTGAACTGCTCGTCCTCTGGCCTCTCCTCGGTGCCGCAGCACATCCAAGATTCCGTCACTGAGCTGGACTTGTCTCAAAATCGCCTCGATACTGTTACACTCCACCGGCCATATCGTAACCTCAGGAATGTATGGCTGGAAAACAACACTATCACACGCTTGTCTCTCTGCGTAGACATAAACCTGGGAACCCAATCTGTCAGAGGTAGACATTCAGGACAATTGGGACCCTCGAGAAGACGCAGATGTGTGTCTTGGGCCCCCGCCCTGCAGCTGCTATCTGTTGAGAGGAATCAGCTGATGCAACTCCCAGAGG GGCTGGAAGGTAGTGCATCCTTATGGGTTCTGCAGCTCTCCTTCAACAGGATCTCAACTCTACGACCAGGAGAACTAAGACATCTTCGACAGCTAAAAGAGCTCCAcctaaaacataacctcatcaCGAATCTCCATCCACAGATGTTCCAGGATTTAGCCCAGCTCAGA GTCCTTGATCTGAGCTTCAACATGTTGACCAACCTCCATCCTTCGATGTACCTCTCCCTGCGTAACATTGGGTCAGATGTTAGGCTGGATGGGAACAGGTGGCAGTGTGACTGCAGCATGCGCAGTCTAAGAAGGCTTATGGCCTATGACAGCAACAGAGGCCTGCAGACCTGGGGCGTGGTGTGTGCTTTCCCATCTGTCCTCTCAGGCAAAGACCTGCTACAGTTGGAGGAGGATGACCTAAACTGTTTTGGTACTGAAAACAGTCCAGAGCTCCATCGAGATGTGACGGTCTACAGCGGCTCTGAGATACTTCTGTCTTGCTCTAAACAAG ATTCCTCGTGGTTGACGCCCAGTGGTCAAGAATCTGTGAGTGGACCTCAGGCTTCTCTGTTCATCGGTGACGTCACTGAGAAAGACACAGGACTATATGTGTGTATGACTGAAGACCATGaggttgtttctgtttttaacctTCAAATCAGTAGAGTAAAACatgcaagaagaaaaacaagaagtttGCCCAGAAGTAGCCGACAAGTTATCCCCCAAATCACCACAAACAGGATAGGTCAAGAAAGGAATCAGAGAGCTACACAATGTGACCTGACTCTGGCAGTGTGTCTGTCAGTTTTCATTACGTTTCTGATAGCCTTTATCCTTGGGGTCTTAGCAAGACCTTTTATTGATGTTCTTTGCGCAAAGGTCACTAAAAAGAGAAGCAAATCTGCAACCAACTCTGTCTCATCTGCAGAACAAAGACAATATGAAAATGAAGCCTACTCCGAAGGTGAGGAACCAGAAGACATCGTAACTCACAGGGAAAGGAGAGTCACATTTACGACCGTCAACATTGGAGAAGATATTAATGTAGAATATTATGATACCGTAGCCAGTGGTAATCAGCAAAGCGTAGAAGCAGCAAAGACTGAGGAGGATGAGCACACAGCTGGAGACTCAGGAAGTGAAAACGGCTCAAGACAGATAAATCCAGAAAATAACCAGCGAGATGCAAGAGACATCTCAGGCACCACTGATACAAGACGCAAACACAAAGTGCAGTTTGACGACGTCCCGGACTCTGAaaagctggaggagagaagttTGTCTTCATGCTCAGATTCTTCACTATCTGACAGAGAATTAAAAAAGGATCAAATGAACAAGAGAGACCACACATCAGCCGAGTCTCTGCAGCAGGCAGAAGACTCTGTACAGCAGGGAGCTGATTCCTCAACATCTGAAATAGTAGAAGTGGAAGAATTATCCATCGAGAGGACAAGTGAAATTCCAGAATTCTCTTCTGTGCCCTTTGCAGATTGGTCACCACATGCGCAGGGGAATGAAGAACAATTTGATTTTAGTGATTCAGTTGGAAGCAATTCAGCGAGGTCCAGCAGTTTGTTCGGTTCTTTTAATGATTCAAAACGTAAAGTGCTGCCCACTTCAGACATCCAAAGCAGGGATGAtgtgtccagctgcagctcatctCTCAGTGAGGATGAGCCTACGCAATACACCGTGAACCCAGACCAGGAGGAAGAAGCTACAGAAAACAACCACAATAAATCTGAGCTCACAAGCAGGCCTCCAATGGGATTTAATCAGGGTAATTACCCACATGACACACTAAGGCCTGCAGAGAGACCAGAGCAAACCCTTTCCTCTCAATCCAGCGACAGTGAGCAAATGCAGAACATGGtcaatgaaaaagtaaaaaaagaagaggtgaCAGAATATTATAAGCCAAGCAGCAGGATAGTTGCAGGGGAGAGAGATACAAGAGAGAAAATTAAACCCATGCCACGGTCAAAGTGGCGTGGGGTCAGTTTGGGTGTTACCAGTTTTGGTAAGAGTCTCGATCCCACAGCACCTTCACCACCTGCGGCATATTCATCGTCTTCCAGCAGCGAGAGTGAAGCAGAAATCACAGACCGTAAAGTGAAACATAATAAAGGTAGAAATCTTGATCCAGATGCAAGGTGGCCTGCCCTAGATCTTGAAAATATCCCTACCATCAAGAGGCGTCTAGACATCAAAGCACCATCACCATCTCCTGATTCATCCTCTAGTAGTGACAGTGAGGATGAAACAACAGGCCACACAGACAAGAAGAGACCACAGAAGGTTGACCATTCAGGGCTTCTTTTGAAAGAATCTCAAACCACAAATCTTGATCCAGATGCAAGGTGGCCTGCCCTAGATCTTGAAAATATCCCTACCATCAAGAGACATCTGGATGTCAAAGCACCATCACCATCTCCTGATTCATCTTCTAGTAGTGACAGTGAGGATGAAACAACAggtcacacagagaagaagagactaCAGAAGGTTGACCATTCAGGGCTTCTTTTGAAAAAATCTCAAAAAGCTAATCTTGCTCCAGATGCAAAGTGGCCTGCCCTAGATCTTGAAAATATTCCTACCATCAAGAGGCGTCTGGATGTCAAAGCACCATCACCATCTCCTGTTTCGTCCTCTAGTAGTGACAGTGAGGATGAAACAACAGGCCACACAGACAAGAAGAGACCACAGAAGGTTGACCATTCAGGGCTTCTTTTGAAAGAATCTCAAACCACAAATCTTGATCCAGATGCAAGGTGGCCTGCCCTAGATCTTGAAAATATCCCTACCATCAAGAGACGTCTGGATGTCAAAGCACCATCACCCCTCCTGATTCATCTTCTAGCAGTGACAGTGAGGATGAAACAACAGGTCACACAGACAAGAAGAGACCACAGAAGGTTGACCATTCAGGGCTTCTTTTGA